Proteins encoded in a region of the Dreissena polymorpha isolate Duluth1 chromosome 6, UMN_Dpol_1.0, whole genome shotgun sequence genome:
- the LOC127835784 gene encoding carcinoembryonic antigen-related cell adhesion molecule 5-like: MGTPNISSSLTVADIQQDTTWTCKAVNSINELLGTTNESVTLSVSAIVLFGPDVPTITYSILPNISYSGIARDNISLFEGSSVQVLCTAKSRPASIISWSPYTDGDKLTLFNITRSTPLNYTCIATNTMRSTMNESMTAGNSSSIYIRVLHGPENISAFYNNVTKIDRVLKVIKGLSFTIKCNASSEPPARFSWFGPKNQIGNVLFVTSVDKLSTSQPTCSAVNTMVDSIGNRLIKSQNLTFLLDILCK; the protein is encoded by the exons ATGGGAACTCCGAACATTTCGTCTTCGCTAACAGTCGCAGATATACAGCAAGATACAACTTGGACTTGTAAGGCGGTCAACAGTATTAATGAACTTCTTGGGACTACAAACGAATCAGTGACACTATCCGTGTCCGCAATCGTGCTTT TTGGGCCAGACGTTCCAACTATCACATATTCTATTTTACCCAATATATCTTACTCTGGGATAGCTCGGGATAATATCTCGTTGTTTGAGGGTAGTAGCGTGCAAGTTCTTTGTACGGCGAAAAGCCGACCAGCTTCGATTATTTCTTGGAGCCCATACACCGACGGAGATAAGCTCACTTTATTTAATATCACACGATCAACGCCCTTAAATTACACATGTATTGCCACGAATACAATGCGTAGTACAATGAATGAAAGCATGACTGCAGGAAACAGTTCTTCAATATATATTCGAGTTCTGC ATGGCCCAGAGAATATATCGGCATTCTATAATAATGTCACGAAGATTGACCGAGTTTTGAAAGTTATTAAAGGGTTGTCATTCACAATAAAATGTAATGCAAGCAGTGAGCCACCTGCTAGATTTTCGTGGTTTGGACCTAAGAACCAAATTGGGAATGTTCTTTTTGTAACCAGCGTTGACAAACTTTCGACTTCTCAACCCACGTGTTCTGCAGTAAACACAATGGTAGATAGCATTGGAAATAGATTGATCAAATCACAGAATCTCACATTTTTGCTAGACATACTGTGTAAGTAG
- the LOC127835465 gene encoding uncharacterized protein LOC127835465 yields MVDSLGNSFTKSENFTFLIDVMYPPSVKPLQNESVQINTSYTSVCILSNVGNPSATNFTWIRMDNKSIIATEQTLILHNVSLSDEGDYRCIATNTMQPTWEQSEPSHGLSTFHLKVTSIPETPLSFRVQDGSITDSSLTVEWVPGYNGGVDVWFVVRYKKVESAHWTNIRVIPSNLHYAITLEYLMPRTTYELKMFAENRIGSSEETIVIDAITLSVRKDDSSSLIVLISAVAGGVVGGGIIAALVVWRLRKILAKKVPRTSVGRYDELLQSNMNIRRRQDDQYENVAFDHQYDDLIQGMSKKQVSMVEDHKYENIDPSAAYVTLGEKTSPDYTRIEHKTILSERANPIFGLGQFEDSPKTRARATGNYFNLKLS; encoded by the exons ATGGTAGACAGCCTCGGAAACAGTTTTACGAAGTCGGAAAACTTCACCTTCTTAATTGATGTCATGT ACCCACCTTCAGTGAAGCCTCTACAAAACGAGTCCGTCCAAATAAACACGTCGTATACAAGTGTGTGCATCTTGTCAAATGTTGGTAATCCATCCGCTACTAACTTTACTTGGATACGAATGGATAACAAGTCTATTATTGCAACAGAACAAACACTTATACTCCATAACGTCTCGTTGTCAGATGAAGGCGATTACCGTTGCATAGCCACAAACACTATGCAGCCAACATGGGAGCAATCTGAACCCAGTCATGGTCTATCAACCTTCCATCTCAAGGTTACAT CCATACCAGAGACGCCGTTGTCATTTCGAGTGCAAGACGGATCGATCACCGACAGCTCGTTGACAGTTGAGTGGGTACCAGGCTATAACGGTGGGGTAGATGTTTGGTTTGTTGTCCGATACAAGAAGGTAGAGAGTGCACACTGGACAAACATTCGCGTGATCCCATCAAACTTACATTATGCGATAACACTAGAATACCTTATGCCAAGAACTACGTACGAACTGAAAATGTTTGCAGAAAACCGAATAGGATCATCGGAAGAAACAATTGTCATAGATGCTATTACTTTATCAGTTAGGAAAGATG ATTCCTCGTCCTTAATTGTGTTGATAAGTGCGGTAGCAGGCGGTGTTGTAGGTGGGGGCATTATAGCAGCACTAGTCGTGTGGAGGCTTCGAAAAATACTGGCAAAGAAAG TACCACGGACTTCTGTAGGACGTTACGATGAATTGTTACAGTCAAA CATGAACATCAGAAGACGTCAGGACGATCAATATGAAAATGTTGcgtttg ACCATCAGTACGACGATTTGATTCAAGGAAT GTCCAAAAAACAAGTTTCCATGGTTGAGGACCACAAATATGAAA ACATTGATCCAAGCGCTGCGTACGTAACTCTGGGAGAGAAGACTTCTCCCGATTACACTCGCATTGAACACAAGACCATACTGTCGGAACGTGCCAACCCCATCTTTGGTCTTGGACAGTTTGAAGATAGCCCCAAGACGCGTGCACGTGCGACTGGAAACTATTTTAATCTAAAGCTGTCTTAA